A section of the Elizabethkingia anophelis R26 genome encodes:
- the pafA gene encoding alkaline phosphatase PafA: protein MLTPKKWLLGVLVVSGMLGAQKTNAVPRPKLVVGLVVDQMRWDYLYRYYSKYGEGGFKRMLNTGYSLNNVHIDYVPTVTAIGHTSIFTGSVPSIHGIAGNDWYDKELGKSVYCTSDETVQPVGTTSNSVGQHSPRNLWSTTVTDQLGLATNFTSKVVGVSLKDRASILPAGHNPTGAFWFDDTTGKFITSTYYTKELPKWVNDFNNKNVPAQLVANGWNTLLPINQYTESSEDNVEWEGLLGSKKTPTFPYTDLAKDYEAKKGLIRTTPFGNTLTLQMADAAIDGNQMGVDDITDFLTVNLASTDYVGHNFGPNSIEVEDTYLRLDRDLADFFNNLDKKVGKGNYLVFLSADHGAAHSVGFMQAHKMPTGFFVEDMKKEMNAKLKQKFGADNIIAAAMNYQVYFDRKVLADNKLELDDVRDYVMTELKKEPSVLYVLSTDEIWESSIPEPIKSRVINGYNWKRSGDIQIISKDGYLSAYSKKGTTHSVWNSYDSHIPLLFMGWGIKQGESNQPYHMTDIAPTVSSLLKIQFPSGAVGKPITEVIGR, encoded by the coding sequence ATGTTAACACCGAAGAAGTGGTTACTGGGAGTTCTTGTAGTATCAGGAATGCTGGGAGCCCAAAAAACGAATGCTGTACCAAGACCTAAACTTGTGGTAGGACTGGTAGTTGATCAGATGAGATGGGATTATCTTTACCGTTATTATAGCAAGTATGGTGAAGGAGGTTTTAAGAGAATGCTGAATACCGGGTATTCGTTAAATAATGTTCATATAGACTATGTACCTACAGTAACTGCAATCGGACATACCTCAATTTTTACAGGTTCTGTTCCCTCCATCCACGGAATTGCAGGAAACGATTGGTATGATAAAGAATTAGGGAAAAGTGTTTACTGTACATCTGATGAAACAGTACAACCGGTAGGAACTACTTCTAACTCGGTTGGACAACATTCACCAAGAAACCTTTGGTCTACTACGGTAACAGATCAGCTAGGTTTGGCAACAAACTTTACTTCTAAGGTTGTGGGGGTCTCTCTGAAAGACAGAGCATCAATTCTGCCTGCAGGGCACAACCCAACAGGAGCATTTTGGTTCGATGATACTACAGGTAAATTCATTACCAGTACATATTATACTAAAGAATTACCTAAATGGGTAAACGACTTTAATAATAAAAATGTTCCGGCTCAGTTGGTAGCTAATGGTTGGAATACACTATTGCCCATTAATCAGTATACAGAAAGCTCAGAAGATAATGTGGAATGGGAAGGTTTATTAGGGAGTAAAAAAACACCTACATTCCCTTATACAGATCTGGCTAAAGATTATGAAGCTAAAAAAGGATTAATCCGTACTACACCATTTGGAAATACCTTAACTCTTCAGATGGCAGATGCTGCAATTGATGGTAACCAAATGGGAGTTGATGATATTACTGACTTCCTTACAGTAAACCTTGCTTCAACGGATTATGTTGGACACAACTTTGGTCCAAACTCTATAGAAGTTGAGGATACTTATCTGAGATTAGACAGAGATTTGGCTGACTTCTTCAATAACCTTGATAAAAAAGTTGGAAAAGGAAACTACCTTGTATTTCTTTCTGCGGATCATGGTGCTGCACATTCTGTGGGCTTTATGCAAGCACATAAAATGCCAACAGGCTTCTTTGTAGAAGATATGAAAAAAGAAATGAACGCTAAGCTGAAGCAAAAATTCGGTGCTGATAATATAATTGCAGCTGCGATGAACTATCAGGTTTATTTCGACAGAAAGGTTTTAGCAGACAACAAATTAGAATTGGATGACGTAAGAGATTATGTAATGACAGAACTTAAAAAAGAGCCATCAGTTCTTTATGTTCTTAGCACGGATGAAATCTGGGAATCGTCTATTCCGGAACCGATAAAGTCCAGAGTAATCAATGGTTATAACTGGAAAAGAAGCGGAGATATTCAGATCATTTCTAAAGACGGATATCTTTCAGCATATTCCAAAAAAGGGACAACACACAGTGTATGGAACTCTTATGATTCACATATTCCTTTACTCTTTATGGGGTGGGGTATCAAACAGGGAGAGTCCAATCAGCCATACCATATGACGGATATTGCACCAACTGTTTCATCATTACTTAAAATTCAGTTCCCTAGTGGTGCTGTAGGTAAACCAATTACCGAAGTTATAGGAAGATAA
- a CDS encoding WG repeat-containing protein has translation MKLKSLLAFLIISIILGSCSNKGIEDIETKADYIQSRSGMSQSQLKEQLDKDAKFIKSVIDTASSVEFSGSFSMSAKGSGSGTVRDTAKAFSLGSSDSIRKDFNDITELNAVQSFRLPVSGFSFNPSKAMQKIDAYDIKYKVNKIFEGNKEITPESLKLKQPDSIAVTASYSFPIAYDTLVISKSNLKEVAYKGTKIEIDKFDGKSAEISIPIEIGAKIIGQQGLTSDGVLVATSNYSSFPSTGISNQVLGEMQKMLDILNKAGGEASKEFMVKDLQELSEKAFTYKNKLQQLTKDVDEFAKADDEKLSFGKIMRIIEEFTNKYKDLIAPKTSKIELGFPAEVDKIYFYVATKEEVLSKDLMASALIKPEGNEVFFDEKSDRYGIIDKNSNIIIPATYQQLERKDNLYFTNRIDTIETSYFLNLKNKKLEKLPDNMSYKRTLNNDFSLFTNKEDYTGVLKNNENEIVPFKYDDITMAGNVFIAKATKRGRPYYDFYSIKGKKLETPFTKEVSTTEGSPNIVIKGKDNRYGVIDENGKLTVEMKPNELRSIGQNMIAYRELPTKEMEYMDLEKLGIMTADGKIISQPQYSYIGNFSSGLAPVAIYGSGESPYFYVNTKGQPVFNYKFEEAYPFYKGYALILSSGEYYLIDTKGNKVLTFPENEGYKAEIISHPTAHYNINGQYYDYKGNPVKL, from the coding sequence ATGAAATTAAAAAGTTTATTAGCTTTTCTTATTATCAGTATTATATTGGGATCTTGTTCCAATAAAGGAATTGAAGATATTGAAACAAAAGCTGATTATATTCAATCACGCTCCGGAATGTCTCAGAGCCAGTTGAAAGAGCAGTTAGATAAAGACGCGAAATTTATAAAAAGTGTCATAGATACAGCTAGCAGTGTTGAATTTTCCGGTAGTTTCTCCATGAGTGCCAAAGGCTCCGGATCGGGAACTGTCAGAGATACTGCAAAAGCTTTTAGTTTAGGTTCATCCGATTCTATCCGGAAAGATTTTAATGATATTACGGAACTCAACGCTGTTCAGTCTTTCAGACTACCCGTTTCAGGATTTTCTTTTAATCCTTCGAAAGCGATGCAGAAAATAGATGCTTATGATATCAAATACAAAGTCAACAAAATCTTTGAAGGAAATAAAGAGATTACACCTGAAAGTCTGAAATTAAAACAACCGGATAGTATAGCAGTAACGGCCAGCTATTCTTTTCCTATAGCTTATGATACTTTGGTTATTAGTAAATCTAACCTCAAAGAGGTTGCCTACAAAGGCACAAAAATTGAAATTGATAAGTTTGATGGAAAGTCAGCTGAAATTAGCATTCCGATAGAAATAGGGGCTAAGATTATTGGACAGCAAGGTTTAACATCAGATGGTGTTTTAGTCGCTACCAGTAATTATTCGAGTTTTCCTTCCACAGGAATAAGCAATCAGGTGCTGGGAGAAATGCAGAAAATGCTGGATATTTTAAATAAAGCAGGAGGAGAAGCTAGCAAAGAGTTTATGGTTAAAGACTTACAGGAGCTTTCCGAAAAAGCCTTTACTTATAAAAACAAACTTCAGCAACTTACAAAAGATGTTGATGAATTTGCTAAAGCAGATGATGAGAAGCTTTCTTTCGGAAAAATAATGCGTATCATAGAAGAATTTACAAATAAGTATAAGGACCTGATCGCTCCAAAAACTTCAAAAATAGAATTAGGATTTCCAGCTGAGGTCGATAAAATCTATTTTTATGTTGCTACAAAAGAAGAGGTACTAAGTAAAGATTTAATGGCTTCTGCTTTGATAAAGCCTGAAGGAAATGAAGTATTCTTTGATGAAAAGTCCGACCGATACGGAATTATAGACAAAAACTCCAATATTATTATTCCGGCAACTTACCAACAATTAGAGCGAAAAGATAATCTGTATTTTACAAATCGTATAGATACCATAGAAACCTCATATTTCCTAAATCTGAAAAACAAGAAACTGGAAAAATTACCAGATAATATGAGCTATAAAAGAACACTGAATAATGATTTTTCGCTATTTACCAATAAAGAAGATTATACAGGAGTTCTGAAAAATAATGAGAATGAGATTGTTCCTTTTAAATACGATGATATTACAATGGCCGGTAATGTTTTTATAGCGAAAGCTACAAAAAGAGGACGACCATACTACGATTTCTATTCTATAAAAGGAAAAAAACTGGAAACGCCATTTACCAAGGAAGTGTCCACAACAGAAGGAAGTCCTAATATCGTAATTAAAGGAAAAGACAATAGGTACGGTGTAATAGATGAGAACGGAAAGCTGACGGTAGAAATGAAACCTAATGAATTGAGGAGTATAGGGCAAAATATGATTGCTTACAGAGAACTTCCTACCAAAGAAATGGAGTATATGGATCTTGAAAAATTAGGGATTATGACTGCTGATGGAAAAATAATTTCACAACCACAATATTCTTATATTGGTAACTTCTCTAGTGGGCTGGCACCCGTAGCAATTTATGGCTCCGGAGAGTCTCCTTATTTCTATGTTAATACCAAAGGACAGCCTGTCTTTAATTATAAATTCGAAGAAGCATATCCTTTCTACAAAGGCTATGCACTAATCCTTTCCAGCGGTGAATATTATTTAATTGATACCAAAGGAAATAAGGTTTTAACTTTCCCCGAAAATGAGGGTTACAAAGCGGAAATTATAAGTCATCCTACTGCACATTATAATATTAATGGTCAATACTACGATTACAAAGGAAATCCTGTTAAATTATAA
- a CDS encoding membrane lipoprotein lipid attachment site-containing protein produces the protein MKKIFIITTALFLLSSCSKAPEYGKNVLDLNNFDFKLNLDEFFKDENVFRGKTDYSISSEEQSIKNSSVQQDYIQYSTVSMSKKRPLASFANVKFESLGLCSDENDEKVLLVSAQTDYATPADVIKIIDQLNKDFGEAEIKDIGGNGDELILRWAKGDKISIFSVRIPFTLESASNENSAHDYYSHSDEDKKKEKFNNSLYQQLKDKIKEEKEVKCTLFFSKADFDKALDQASSYSGDLTSYR, from the coding sequence ATGAAAAAGATATTTATTATAACAACGGCTTTATTTCTGCTTAGTTCTTGTAGTAAGGCACCAGAGTATGGGAAGAATGTTTTGGATCTCAATAATTTTGACTTTAAACTAAACCTTGATGAATTTTTCAAGGATGAAAACGTATTTCGAGGTAAAACCGATTATTCGATTTCATCGGAAGAACAAAGTATTAAAAACAGTAGCGTACAACAAGACTATATTCAGTATAGTACTGTATCCATGAGTAAAAAACGTCCACTAGCCTCATTTGCAAATGTAAAGTTTGAATCTTTAGGTCTATGTTCAGACGAAAATGATGAAAAGGTATTGTTAGTAAGTGCCCAAACCGATTATGCGACGCCAGCTGATGTTATTAAAATTATTGATCAGTTGAACAAGGATTTTGGAGAAGCAGAGATTAAAGATATTGGTGGAAATGGTGATGAACTGATATTGAGATGGGCGAAAGGAGACAAGATAAGTATTTTCTCCGTGCGCATTCCGTTTACTCTGGAAAGTGCTTCTAATGAAAATAGTGCTCATGATTATTACAGTCACAGCGATGAAGATAAAAAGAAAGAAAAGTTCAATAATTCTTTATATCAGCAGCTAAAAGATAAAATAAAAGAAGAGAAAGAGGTGAAATGTACACTTTTCTTCTCCAAGGCAGATTTTGATAAAGCTTTAGATCAGGCTTCAAGTTACTCAGGAGATTTAACTTCATACAGATAA
- a CDS encoding DUF4136 domain-containing protein, which produces MKNYVIIALAAILTLGSCSPFNVRSDYDQSVSFNQYRTYEIRQNDLKLNDIDRERVIGSIRQQMNAKGMTEASPADLVINLKATHKEIQDIQTTSPWGYGWGMGWGGPYWGMGWGYNRTYTDYYNRGTLVMDFVDSRTNKLVWQGIGSGLNVDSPKTKAKQIPNMVAEVLKNYPPQQMQNKR; this is translated from the coding sequence ATGAAAAATTACGTAATCATAGCTCTGGCAGCAATACTTACTTTAGGATCATGTAGTCCTTTTAATGTAAGATCTGATTATGATCAGAGTGTCAGCTTTAACCAATATCGGACTTATGAAATCCGTCAGAATGATCTTAAACTGAATGATATTGACAGGGAGCGTGTTATTGGCTCCATCAGACAACAGATGAACGCTAAAGGAATGACAGAAGCTTCTCCTGCGGACCTTGTAATTAATCTGAAAGCTACACATAAAGAAATCCAGGATATTCAAACCACTTCACCTTGGGGCTACGGCTGGGGAATGGGCTGGGGAGGTCCTTACTGGGGAATGGGTTGGGGATATAACAGAACCTACACAGACTACTATAACAGAGGTACATTGGTAATGGATTTTGTCGACTCTCGCACCAACAAATTAGTATGGCAGGGAATCGGTAGTGGATTGAATGTAGACAGCCCTAAAACCAAAGCTAAACAAATTCCCAATATGGTAGCTGAGGTATTGAAAAATTATCCTCCGCAACAGATGCAGAACAAAAGATAA
- a CDS encoding DUF5522 domain-containing protein: MQENTIKENEDFYYNEQGYKVFTEKFHLRRGYCCKNGCKHCPYGYDKKTDKFNKKKK, from the coding sequence ATGCAGGAGAATACAATCAAAGAAAATGAAGACTTTTATTATAACGAGCAAGGTTATAAAGTTTTTACTGAAAAATTCCATTTAAGGCGTGGTTATTGCTGTAAGAATGGTTGTAAACACTGCCCGTATGGGTATGATAAAAAAACAGATAAGTTCAACAAAAAGAAAAAATAA
- a CDS encoding 1-aminocyclopropane-1-carboxylate deaminase/D-cysteine desulfhydrase — protein sequence MLTLPKTEIPIQKIKSGDVEIFLKREDLIHPDISGNKYWKLFYNVNHYLNQKIEKPFIITFGGAFSNHIATVAAFGRIFSIPTMGIIRGEELEARFLENITLRKAHENGMDFRFISRADYRDKDAITEKLRKEFPEALIVPEGGSNLQAVEGVKFMLTEQTKDFDYLCTAVGTGGTIAGISKYAEENQKVIGFTVVRDVSLEQRIRELNTKNNFNLIEADYGGYGKISDEIVRFINNFWMQYNIPLDPVYTGKMMMRLFQLVEEGFFPAGSRILAFHTGGLQGIEGANQLLRNKNRNTIEIRL from the coding sequence ATGCTGACACTTCCAAAAACAGAAATACCTATTCAGAAAATTAAATCCGGAGATGTAGAAATCTTTCTGAAAAGAGAAGATCTCATCCATCCTGATATTTCCGGAAATAAGTATTGGAAACTATTTTATAACGTCAACCATTATTTAAATCAAAAAATAGAAAAGCCCTTTATTATTACATTCGGAGGAGCTTTCTCAAATCATATTGCTACAGTTGCAGCGTTTGGCAGGATTTTTAGTATTCCTACTATGGGGATTATCCGGGGGGAAGAGCTGGAAGCCAGATTTTTAGAGAATATTACACTGAGAAAAGCGCATGAAAATGGGATGGACTTCAGGTTTATAAGCCGGGCGGACTATCGGGATAAAGATGCAATAACAGAAAAACTCCGGAAAGAGTTCCCGGAAGCGCTAATTGTACCGGAAGGAGGAAGTAATCTGCAAGCTGTTGAGGGTGTGAAGTTTATGTTGACAGAACAAACAAAAGATTTTGATTACCTTTGCACGGCTGTTGGAACAGGCGGAACTATTGCGGGGATTTCTAAGTATGCAGAAGAGAACCAGAAGGTTATCGGATTTACGGTTGTCAGAGATGTTAGCCTTGAGCAAAGAATCAGAGAACTGAATACTAAGAATAACTTTAATCTGATTGAAGCAGATTACGGAGGCTATGGTAAAATATCCGATGAAATTGTACGTTTCATAAACAATTTTTGGATGCAATACAATATCCCACTGGATCCTGTATATACAGGTAAGATGATGATGAGGCTCTTTCAGTTAGTCGAAGAAGGATTTTTTCCTGCCGGCAGCAGAATATTGGCCTTCCATACAGGAGGTTTGCAGGGAATTGAAGGAGCCAACCAGTTATTAAGAAATAAAAACAGAAATACGATAGAGATTAGGTTATGA
- a CDS encoding glucosaminidase domain-containing protein, giving the protein MKKLLSICLVVSAFAVKAQTWNTEEQYIQRFAPYAVEEMELYKVPASITLAQGLIETAGGQSRLAQEGKNHFGIKCKETWTGKTMSHTDDAPNECFRVYESPRDSYRDHSLFLTTRKHYSPLFLLDVKDYKAWAYGLKRSGYATNPSYAPALIRKIEQYRLYEFDNISSDKVYATLLNRYPDLKNDAVFMAQVSQNKKNKDIPVQTVVYQEPKKKAEETKLVTPQAILDNILVKNHPNGDLKFIVIPEKIDLSYISQKYGVSVSRLMKYNELDGTQLQKNQIVFLESKNSSGNQKTYNAKTGETMYDISQKFAIKLAKLYKKNRMSFGEQPVAGQLVYLDSKKPRN; this is encoded by the coding sequence ATGAAGAAACTTTTAAGTATATGTCTTGTTGTTTCGGCATTTGCAGTAAAAGCCCAAACGTGGAATACAGAAGAGCAATATATCCAGAGATTTGCTCCTTATGCTGTAGAAGAAATGGAATTGTATAAAGTGCCTGCAAGTATTACTCTTGCTCAGGGGCTTATTGAAACAGCCGGAGGGCAAAGCCGACTGGCTCAGGAAGGGAAAAACCACTTTGGTATCAAATGTAAAGAAACCTGGACAGGTAAGACGATGTCCCATACAGATGATGCTCCAAACGAATGCTTCAGAGTTTATGAGTCTCCCAGAGACTCTTACAGAGACCACTCTCTGTTTTTAACAACCAGAAAGCATTACAGTCCACTTTTCCTTTTAGATGTTAAAGATTATAAAGCATGGGCTTACGGACTTAAAAGATCCGGATATGCAACCAACCCGAGCTACGCTCCCGCACTAATCAGAAAAATTGAGCAATACAGACTTTATGAGTTCGATAATATCTCGAGTGATAAAGTTTATGCAACATTATTAAACAGATATCCTGACCTTAAAAATGATGCTGTATTTATGGCACAGGTATCTCAGAACAAGAAAAATAAAGATATTCCTGTTCAGACAGTAGTTTATCAGGAGCCAAAAAAGAAAGCTGAGGAAACAAAACTGGTAACACCTCAGGCTATCTTAGATAATATTCTGGTGAAAAACCACCCTAACGGAGATCTTAAATTCATCGTAATTCCTGAGAAAATAGATCTTTCTTATATTTCTCAGAAATACGGAGTTTCTGTATCCAGATTAATGAAGTACAACGAATTGGACGGAACTCAGTTACAGAAAAACCAGATCGTATTTTTAGAATCTAAAAACTCTTCCGGAAATCAGAAAACTTACAATGCAAAAACTGGAGAGACGATGTATGATATCTCCCAGAAGTTTGCAATAAAACTGGCAAAACTTTATAAAAAGAACAGAATGTCTTTTGGAGAGCAGCCAGTAGCCGGTCAGTTAGTATATTTAGATTCTAAAAAACCAAGAAATTAA
- the hemL gene encoding glutamate-1-semialdehyde 2,1-aminomutase, with the protein MLYQRSSALFDEAQRYIPGGVNSPVRAFRSVGGVPVFMKSAKGAYLTDADDRQYVDYINSWGPAIVGHTHPVVLEAIQKQAESGFSFGAPTELETEIAKLITSVVPNIDKIRMVSSGTEACMSAIRLARGYTGKDKFIKFEGCYHGHSDSFLIKAGSGAATFGDPNSPGVTKGTAQDTLLARYNDIEQVKELFSQNEGQIAAVIVEPVAGNMGCVLPENDFLQKLRQVCDEHKALLIFDEVMTGFRLSMGGAQEALGVNADIVTFGKVIGGGMPVGAFAARNEIMDNLSPLGSVYQAGTLSGNPLAMRAGLTTLQLIKEDKDFFNRINKTTETLDQEITKILTEKGIAHHINRFGSMMSVFFNTNKVSDFDEAAQADHTTFNKFFHHLLAEGIYLPPSGYETWFISDAIKDTEVNKTLEAIRKF; encoded by the coding sequence ATGTTATACCAAAGAAGTAGTGCTCTTTTCGATGAAGCACAACGTTATATTCCGGGAGGAGTTAACTCTCCCGTTAGAGCTTTCAGATCAGTAGGAGGAGTTCCTGTATTTATGAAGTCAGCAAAAGGAGCTTATCTTACCGATGCAGACGATAGACAATATGTAGATTATATCAACTCATGGGGGCCTGCAATTGTAGGGCATACCCATCCGGTGGTATTAGAAGCAATTCAGAAACAGGCAGAAAGTGGTTTTTCTTTCGGTGCACCGACTGAATTGGAAACCGAAATTGCAAAACTTATTACAAGTGTTGTTCCGAATATAGATAAAATTAGAATGGTATCTTCCGGTACAGAAGCCTGTATGAGCGCTATTCGTTTAGCACGTGGCTATACCGGAAAAGATAAATTTATAAAATTTGAAGGTTGCTACCATGGTCACTCAGATTCATTTCTGATTAAAGCTGGAAGTGGAGCTGCAACCTTTGGAGATCCAAACAGTCCAGGAGTTACAAAAGGAACAGCTCAGGATACTTTACTGGCAAGATATAATGATATCGAGCAGGTAAAAGAATTATTCAGCCAGAACGAAGGCCAGATTGCTGCAGTTATTGTAGAACCTGTTGCCGGAAATATGGGTTGTGTACTTCCTGAAAATGATTTCCTGCAAAAACTAAGACAGGTTTGTGATGAGCATAAAGCCCTGCTTATTTTTGATGAAGTAATGACAGGATTCCGCCTAAGTATGGGTGGAGCACAGGAGGCTTTAGGTGTAAATGCAGATATCGTAACTTTTGGTAAGGTTATCGGAGGCGGGATGCCGGTAGGAGCGTTTGCTGCCCGTAATGAAATTATGGATAATCTTTCTCCTTTAGGAAGTGTATATCAGGCAGGAACTTTAAGTGGTAATCCATTGGCAATGCGCGCAGGTTTAACAACATTGCAACTGATTAAAGAAGACAAAGACTTCTTCAACAGGATTAACAAAACAACAGAAACTCTGGATCAGGAGATTACTAAAATTCTTACTGAAAAAGGAATAGCACATCATATTAACCGTTTTGGCAGTATGATGTCAGTATTCTTCAATACCAATAAGGTTTCTGATTTTGATGAAGCTGCACAGGCAGATCATACGACATTCAACAAATTTTTCCATCATCTATTGGCAGAAGGTATTTACCTGCCGCCAAGTGGATATGAAACATGGTTTATCTCTGATGCCATTAAAGATACAGAAGTAAATAAGACTCTTGAAGCAATCAGAAAGTTTTAA
- a CDS encoding aspartate/glutamate racemase family protein — MKKIGILGGTSYPSTILYYETLNKLYNQKFGAFHSCPILLYSIDYNEIKSNYNDGWDVIPQLLKKELQVLLDSSPSCVMIANNTLHKAFDLIKHELEINVPVFHIIELTKEYILNNNYKNVLLLGTKYTMESDFFKEPLIQAGINVVIPDEEERTEIQKIQIQLSSGKPVTPEYIAYFKKLNEKYSHLDAFILGCTEIPLLYKQMDSPVNLIDTLQIQCKKAMSIF, encoded by the coding sequence ATGAAAAAAATAGGAATATTAGGAGGTACCAGTTATCCTTCTACAATATTATACTATGAAACATTAAATAAGCTTTACAACCAAAAGTTTGGTGCTTTTCATTCGTGTCCGATTTTACTCTACAGTATTGACTACAATGAAATCAAAAGCAATTATAATGATGGCTGGGATGTAATTCCCCAACTATTAAAAAAAGAACTTCAGGTATTACTGGACAGTAGTCCATCTTGTGTAATGATTGCTAACAATACTTTGCATAAAGCTTTTGATCTTATAAAACATGAATTAGAAATCAATGTTCCTGTATTCCATATAATAGAGCTTACCAAAGAATATATTCTGAATAATAATTATAAAAATGTTTTACTTCTCGGTACCAAGTATACAATGGAAAGCGATTTCTTTAAGGAACCTCTTATTCAGGCTGGTATTAATGTTGTAATTCCGGACGAAGAAGAGAGAACTGAAATCCAGAAAATACAAATTCAGCTTTCTTCCGGAAAACCTGTGACACCAGAATATATAGCTTATTTTAAAAAGCTTAATGAAAAATACAGCCATCTGGATGCCTTTATATTAGGCTGTACAGAAATCCCACTTTTATACAAGCAAATGGACAGCCCGGTGAATCTTATAGACACCCTCCAAATCCAATGTAAAAAAGCAATGAGCATATTCTAA